In Helianthus annuus cultivar XRQ/B chromosome 3, HanXRQr2.0-SUNRISE, whole genome shotgun sequence, a single window of DNA contains:
- the LOC110929434 gene encoding carboxypeptidase SOL1-like isoform X4 has product MQTTLIVDNVHPHILPSMNPNGFSLRRCGNANKVDLNRDFSDRFFQMNDDLTERRPETKATMNWIKKIRFTASASLHGGALVANYPWDGTQDKRVAFLPNKILRAYHVYR; this is encoded by the exons ATGCAAACGACACTTATTGTAGATAATGTGCACCCTCACATCCTTCCGTCCATGAATCCTAACGGGTTTTCATTGAGGCGGTGTGGTAACGCAAACAAAGTTGATCTCAATCGTGATTTTTCAGACCGG TTTTTTCAAATGAATGATGATCTCACAGAAAGACGACCTGAGACAAAAGCGACCATGAATTGGATAAAAAAGATACGTTTCACAGCCTCTGCTAGTCTTCATGGG GGAGCACTTGTTGCAAATTATCCATGGGATGGGACCCAAGATAAGAG GGTGGCTTTTTTACCGAACAAGATACTAAGAGCCTACCATGTTTATAG GTGA
- the LOC110929434 gene encoding carboxypeptidase SOL1-like isoform X3 yields the protein MQTTLIVDNVHPHILPSMNPNGFSLRRCGNANKVDLNRDFSDRFFQMNDDLTERRPETKATMNWIKKIRFTASASLHGGALVANYPWDGTQDKRVAFLPNKILRAYHVYRLSKSVG from the exons ATGCAAACGACACTTATTGTAGATAATGTGCACCCTCACATCCTTCCGTCCATGAATCCTAACGGGTTTTCATTGAGGCGGTGTGGTAACGCAAACAAAGTTGATCTCAATCGTGATTTTTCAGACCGG TTTTTTCAAATGAATGATGATCTCACAGAAAGACGACCTGAGACAAAAGCGACCATGAATTGGATAAAAAAGATACGTTTCACAGCCTCTGCTAGTCTTCATGGG GGAGCACTTGTTGCAAATTATCCATGGGATGGGACCCAAGATAAGAG GGTGGCTTTTTTACCGAACAAGATACTAAGAGCCTACCATGTTTATAG GTTGAGTAAGTCAGTTGGCTGA
- the LOC110929434 gene encoding carboxypeptidase SOL1-like isoform X2 yields the protein MQTTLIVDNVHPHILPSMNPNGFSLRRCGNANKVDLNRDFSDRFFQMNDDLTERRPETKATMNWIKKIRFTASASLHGGALVANYPWDGTQDKRVAFLPNKILRAYHVYRYVCVLLLHLEV from the exons ATGCAAACGACACTTATTGTAGATAATGTGCACCCTCACATCCTTCCGTCCATGAATCCTAACGGGTTTTCATTGAGGCGGTGTGGTAACGCAAACAAAGTTGATCTCAATCGTGATTTTTCAGACCGG TTTTTTCAAATGAATGATGATCTCACAGAAAGACGACCTGAGACAAAAGCGACCATGAATTGGATAAAAAAGATACGTTTCACAGCCTCTGCTAGTCTTCATGGG GGAGCACTTGTTGCAAATTATCCATGGGATGGGACCCAAGATAAGAG GGTGGCTTTTTTACCGAACAAGATACTAAGAGCCTACCATGTTTATAGGTATGTGTGTGTTCTATTACTCCATCTAGAGGTGTAA
- the LOC110929434 gene encoding carboxypeptidase SOL1-like isoform X1 codes for MQTTLIVDNVHPHILPSMNPNGFSLRRCGNANKVDLNRDFSDRFFQMNDDLTERRPETKATMNWIKKIRFTASASLHGGALVANYPWDGTQDKSMVELMGAQVLKPLIATKGGFFTEQDTKSLPCL; via the exons ATGCAAACGACACTTATTGTAGATAATGTGCACCCTCACATCCTTCCGTCCATGAATCCTAACGGGTTTTCATTGAGGCGGTGTGGTAACGCAAACAAAGTTGATCTCAATCGTGATTTTTCAGACCGG TTTTTTCAAATGAATGATGATCTCACAGAAAGACGACCTGAGACAAAAGCGACCATGAATTGGATAAAAAAGATACGTTTCACAGCCTCTGCTAGTCTTCATGGG GGAGCACTTGTTGCAAATTATCCATGGGATGGGACCCAAGATAAGAG CATGGTTGAATTGATGGGGGCACAAGTTTTGAAACCGCTGATTGCAACTAAG GGTGGCTTTTTTACCGAACAAGATACTAAGAGCCTACCATGTTTATAG
- the LOC110927884 gene encoding uncharacterized protein LOC110927884: MTNGFESLIQTIKSKVKALKKKKPKKVYMKMDKTNSVRVEIRSRQARKLIDKTLQAADRPGKRPIP, encoded by the coding sequence ATGACGAATGGGTTTGAGAGTTTGATCCAGACGATCAAATCAAAGGTGAAGGcgttgaagaagaagaaaccgAAGAAGGTGTACATGAAGATGGATAAAACCAACAGTGTTAGGGTCGAGATCCGCAGTCGTCAAGCTCGGAAACTTATTGATAAAACTCTACAGGCTGCTGATCGTCCTGGCAAgcgtcccattccttga